A genomic window from Drosophila gunungcola strain Sukarami unplaced genomic scaffold, Dgunungcola_SK_2 000095F, whole genome shotgun sequence includes:
- the LOC128265128 gene encoding 27 kDa hemolymph protein gives MARMSSWSVLPMFSLLAVAAVCAVSGSMDLPGSLDPSLLENVDVDQLRSNYLPPGLQNTNLTVDDLQKLLQSKCQKANDHLPPGSVNATALSKTIEQSAIKLFECLSGLANVTEIQAEIAEATPKGDLDVVFEKYCLRMPQAKGCLKEFNDAILPCLTADEKRHNGVLQRIADKLLEFICYKNGDQIALFIAEKGPECLTDSRDGIANCLNASFAGYLPKEFSPEWNLPQLVLGPKQCVDLYEFETCTVNLLEKCEVITPSNIVESMFRYVRRESSCQPHIDRAKQQHRRAAPLVGVAGSGSSLHCVHLSWILASLLMATLLTRLA, from the exons ATGGCGAGAATGTCGAGCTGGTCGGTTTTGCCGATGTTTTCACTCctggcggtggcggcggtgtGCGCCGTTAGTGGATCCATGGATTTGCCCGGATCCCTGGATCCCTCGCTCCTCGAGAACGTGGATGTGGACCAGTTGAGATCGAACTATCTGCCGCCGGGTCTGCAGAACACCAATCTCACCGTGGACGACTTGCAGAAGCTGTTGCAATCGAAGTGCCAGAAGGCCAACGATCATTTGCCGCCTGGCTCCGTAAATGCCACGGCGCTGAGCAAAACGATCGAGCAGTCGGCCATCAAACTCTTCGAGTGCCTATCCGGGCTGGCCAATGTCACCGAAATCCAGGCGGAGATCGCCGAGGCCACTCCCAAGGGCGACCTGGATGTGGTGTTCGAGAAGTACTGCCTGCGGATGCCGCAAGCGAAGGGCTGCCTGAAGGAATTCAACGACGCCATCCTGCCCTGTCTGACCGCCGACGAAAAGCGGCACAATGGAGTGCTGCAGCGGATTGCGGACAAGTTGCTGGAGTTCATATGCTACAAGAACGGCGATCAGATTGCCCTCTTCATAGCGGAAAAGGGACCCGAGTGTCTGACAGACAGTCGCGATGGCATCGCCAACTGTCTGAACGCCTCCTTTGCCGGCTATCTGCCCAAGGAGTTCAGTCCGGAGTGGAATCTGCCGCAGTTGGTCCTGGGTCCCAAGCAGTGTGTCGACCTCTATGAATTCGAGACTTGCACCGTGAATCTGCTCGAGAAGTGCGAGGTCATCACGCCGAGCAACATTGTGGAGTCCATGTTCCGGTACGTGCGCCGGGAGTCCTCCTGCCAGCCGCACATCGACAGGGCCAAGCAGCAGCACCGCAGGGCGGCCCCcttggtgggcgtggccggatCCGGATCATCCCtgcactg TGTGCATCTCAGCTGGATTCTCGCGAGCCTGTTAATGGCCACTTTGCTCACCCGACTGGCCTAG